A portion of the Kazachstania africana CBS 2517 chromosome 2, complete genome genome contains these proteins:
- the MTQ2 gene encoding S-adenosylmethionine-dependent methyltransferase (similar to Saccharomyces cerevisiae MTQ2 (YDR140W); ancestral locus Anc_8.312): MLPTPYVKCDYSKVYEPSEDSFLLLDALEEDKQYLQQKFQNQLAVVCELGPGSGIVTTFLMQNEIPIKNSLYFAVDINPWALETTLDTAKRNSCEKYFMDPVRSSLCSSFRNNEIDLLVFNPPYVPAEEVPLIPKSKEYIDEWLDLALLGGKDGMDVTQIVLDNLNQTLSTKGIAYILFCARNKPEEVVKLMKKKYNWDSKLIVHRKAGWEVLSVYRFYKDI, encoded by the coding sequence ATGCTGCCCACTCCTTACGTCAAATGTGACTATTCCAAGGTCTATGAACCCTCAGAAGATAGCTTTCTCCTACTGGACGCTCTAGAAGAGGACAAGCAATATCtacaacaaaaatttcaaaatcaattagcTGTGGTATGTGAATTGGGACCTGGATCAGGCATTGTTACGACTTTCTTAATGCAAAATGAAATTCCTATCAAGAATTCTTTGTACTTTGCAGTTGACATCAATCCATGGGCATTAGAGACTACCTTAGATACAGCGAAGAGAAATAGttgtgaaaaatattttatggATCCAGTACGATCAAGTCTCTGTTCTTCATTtagaaataatgaaattgatctTTTAGTATTCAATCCACCTTATGTCCCTGCTGAAGAAGTACCTTTGATACCGAAATCAAAGGAATATATCGACGAATGGCTCGATTTAGCCTTGTTAGGCGGCAAAGATGGAATGGATGTCACTCAAATTGTTCTAGATAATTTGAATCAGACACTTTCTACCAAAGGCATAGCTTATATATTGTTCTGTGCAAGAAATAAACCAGAGGAAGTTGTAAAactgatgaaaaagaaatataacTGGGATAGTAAACTCATTGTCCACAGAAAAGCTGGTTGGGAAGTTTTGAGCGTTTATAGATTTTATAAAGATATctag
- the RUB1 gene encoding NEDD8 family protein RUB1 (similar to Saccharomyces cerevisiae RUB1 (YDR139C); ancestral locus Anc_8.311), with the protein MFIKVKTLTGKEIAVELDENDRIYHIKELLEEKEGIPPSQQRLIFQGKQIIEMTNKL; encoded by the exons ATGTTTATAAAAGTGAAAACGTTAACGGGGAAAGAAATAGCTGTCGAGTTGGACGAGAACGATCGTATTTATCATATCAAAGAGcttttagaagaaaaagaaggtATTCCACCTTCTCAACAAAGGCTGATATTTCAAGGAAAGCAAAT TATAGAAATGACGAACAAACTGTAA